In one window of Motacilla alba alba isolate MOTALB_02 unplaced genomic scaffold, Motacilla_alba_V1.0_pri HiC_scaffold_28, whole genome shotgun sequence DNA:
- the LOC119696273 gene encoding olfactory receptor 14C36-like, which yields LGNGLIISAVACGQHLHTPMFFFLLNLALTDLGSICTTVPKAMHNSLWDTSTISYTGCAAQLFFFLYFIVAELSLLTIMWYDRYVSICKPLHYGTLLGSRACAHMAAAAWASAFLNALMHTANTFSLPLCHGNALGQLFCEIPQILKLSCSKSHHRELGLLAVSACFGFGCFVFIVFSYVQIFRVVLRIPSQKGQHKAFSTCLPHLAVVSLSFSTGTFAYLKPPSMSSPSLDLALSDLYLVVPPALNPLIYSLRNHELKAAVWKLMTGCLQKH from the coding sequence ctgggcaacggcctcatcatcagcgccgtagcctgcggccagcacctgcacacgcccatgttcttcttcctgctcaacctggccctcactgacctgggctccatctgcaccactgtccccaaagccatgcacaattccctctgggacaccagcaccATCTCCTACACAGGATGTGCCGcacagctctttttctttctctacttTATTGTGGCAGAGCTTTCCCTCCTGACCATCATGTGGTATgaccgctacgtgtccatctgcaaacccctgcactacgggaccctgctgggcagcagagcttgtgcccacatggcagcagctgcctgggccagtgcctttctcaatgctctcatgcacacggccaatacattttccctgcccctgtgccatggcaatgccctgggccagctctTCTGTGAAATTCCCcagatcctcaagctctcctgctccaaatcccaCCACAGAGAACTTGGGCTTCTTGCTGTTAGTGCCTGTTTCGGTTTTggctgttttgtgttcattgttttctcctatgtgcagatcttcagggtcgtgctgaggatcccctctcAGAAGGGACAGCACAAAGCTTTTTCtacctgcctccctcacctggctgtggTCTCCCTGTCCTTCAGCACTGGCACATTTGCCTACCTGAAGCCcccctccatgtcctccccatccctggatttGGCCTTGTCAGATCTGTACTTGGTagtgcctccagccctgaaccccctcatctacagcctgaggaaccatgagctcaaggctgcagtgtggaaaCTGATGACTGGATGCCTTCAGAAACATTAA